The Macaca nemestrina isolate mMacNem1 chromosome 8, mMacNem.hap1, whole genome shotgun sequence genome contains the following window.
CAGGAGAGCCCAGGAGGGATTACAGTGTTGGGCAGAGTGTCAAGATCTGGAGTGAGAAAGCTCGGgttccagtcccagctctgccactcactagctgtgtgatcctgggcagGTCACTTTACCTCTGTGAGTCTTAGTTTCTGGACCTGTCAAACAGGAGTTGTCCTGACACCGCCTTTAAAGGTGGTTGGGGACAGTCAGGCTAGACAATACTTTTGAAAGTGGTTTGTAAACTGTAAGCAGAAAGAATGTCAGTTCTTAGTTGCTAGGGATGTCTGTATTTACTACTCCTTTGGGGAAGGGATGAAGATATCCCGAGGGAAGATAGGCCCATGTGCTGGGGTCAAGCTCATGGCCTCTGTCCTGGGAGGGCCTGGCTGGGAACAGGGAGAGTCCTTGTTTCCCTAAGACTGGAATTCATTTCTAGGACACAGAGGGCCCTTTGGCACCCGACTTACCTGCACCTTTGATGGAGGACTTACGAGTGGTGTGCTGTCTAAGATCCGCAGCCTGCTGTACCTGGAAGGCCCTCAGGTCCTCTTCGTCCAGGGCAATGTCCCCAAGAAAGGCAgctaaagagaaaagaagaagccaGGGCTGAGTTAATCCCCCTTCCCAGCCCTGGGTGCGACGTGCTTCTAGCCCCACCCCTGTGGGCACCAGCCCCCAACCTCCACAGCGACTGTGATCCTCAAATGCCATCTGAACAAGAAGGAGAAGGGCAGTTAGGGATCAGCTTATAGAATTTCTTGGGAAGCTCATGCTTACTTTTCAGTTAAAATCCCAGTAAAGCTGATGCTCAGTCCCTACCAGGCTGTTAGCTCATCATTCTTTGGGGAGTGTGGGGCAGATAGGGTCTCAccgctgtgcccagctaattttttaaaattagcaggatcttgctatgttgcccaggctggtctcaaaatcctggcttcaagagatgctccagcctcctcagcctctccagtggctgggaatacaggtgtgagccacagagccatcATTCTTCAGCAAATACTTAGTTAACATACTACTGTGGTGGAGACAATACCCTAGTCATTAGCAAGACAGAAGTGGCCCCTGCTCCTGTGGAGCTAACCTTCGATAATATGCAAGTAAATAAATACTGACCTAGGGTCTTCTAGATAGCAATGGgagctatgaagaaaataaaacaggatgtgCTGAGCATGTGGTGTTCACTCAGCAAATGCTGTTTCAGTTTAACCAAGGTTGGGGGGTCTATGAAATAAagtaagccaggtgcagtggctcacacctgtaatcccaacactttgcgggggtcgaggtgggcggatcatttaaactcaggagttcaggatcagcctgggcaacatggtgaaaccctgtgtctataaaaaatacaagaattagccaggcatggtgatgtgatgcatgcctgtagttccagctactcactctggaggctaaggcaggcggatcaattgagcccgggaggtcaaggctgcagtgagctgagatgatgccactgcaatccagcctgggcaacagagtgagaccctgtctcaaaaaaaaaaaaaaaaggaaataaaattgcaCCAATTTTCATTAGAACAGATAAGCATCTTTGGGAAACGAAGATACCTTCCGGGAGCTTCCCAGCTAGGAGAAAAAAGTTTAACAGTTCTCAAGTAATTCCTATTCCAAGTCTTAGGCTGCTCAAGCAGAAAGGCCAGAGGGGAAGAGAGCCTCCCTAAAGGGCCACTCCGATTCCAGTATGTGGAGCTGAGGAGGGATGTTTCCAGAGACCCGGCTGAACTGTCTGTCTCCCTTTTGCGAAATCTGTAGAAAAGGAAGCAGAGGCCATAGAACTGGCTGCTTTGGAAGGCGCTCATATGGGAGCTGCATGCTGAGCTGAGCTGGGCTGGGGGAGGCGGGAGGCTGGGCTAGAGGTGGGACCCACAGCGGCTTCCCTGCAGCTCCACCCACAGCAACATCTGCTTCTCATCCAGGCAGAGCGCTATACAGGCCTGGCGGTCGCATTACACAAATTGTTTTAACCTTGAGGACTTCTACACAGGTTTTTCCTCCCCAGTTGGCCTCACtggtgaacacacacacacactgacttCATCACATACAGAATCAGACACCCAAGGTTAGTGTTCCTACGGACACACGGTGGCATCCACACCCTTGCCATCCAGTGCAGAGCCATCAAAGCCAGAGACACACATCCTTGCACACGAAAGCAGCGCCCAGCACTGCACTTTCAGGCGGGAGACACTCCAGGATGTTCAAATGAATGAATTGCTACGCTGATATTCTTCTGGCTTGCAAATACATGCCCAGAGACACACCCTCACCTAGACAGGATCAACAGAATGTGGGAGTGACTGTGGCAGTCATCGAGGCCAaacttccattttatagatgagaaaactgaggtcccaAAAGCAACAACTTAACTGAACCTACACTGCTAGTCACTGGAAAACTGGATGTATAACTCAGGCCTCCCCATTTCCAGTCCAGCGACCACTGAACTCTCTAGAACCCCTATTgcaaatacatatacacaaaaatagatACTCAGACAGACACATCCacaacaaaatacacacacagtcacagtttttaaaaaacacacgTGCACAAGCTTCAACACACACAAACCAGCTGCAAGCTCTGAACTCATTAAGCCAATAATAGTCGTGATAATGACACCTTATGTAAATGTCTGTTGAAATTTTTGTGGTGCTTTCCAATTGGCAAAGTACTTTcccattaattaatttaatcctGGCCTGCCCACAACATGCCCAGTAAGCCACACTCCACACCATGCTCTTGCGGAGGAGTGCCCCATTAGAAACTCTCAGAGAGAGATAACCTAAGTGGCTAGGCTCCAGCCCCGCTCCCTGACTTTAGACATCAGAACACTTGAGCCTATGCAGGGCAATGACTCACTCAAGGTCACCAGCCAGTAAGTGGCCCCAAATCTCTTCCAACCCATGAGAAAGCTACTTCTTACTTAAATCGCCATCCTTGGCAGGTGGCCTTGGCTCAGCAACTGATGGGACAGCAACAGAAGATGCTTCCCAGGTGACATGCAAGAGTGGCCTTAGCAAGGACATGGGATGGGAGGTACACTCCAAGGAAGAAGCAGCAGGTTCATACTCGCCATTCACATAGATGTGCATGTGCCACACGAATGCCTCCACACTTAGACTTGTGgatatctttctttctcttttttttttttttttcttttcttttcttttcttttttcttttttgagatgaagtctcactctgttgcccaggctggagtgcagtggtgcaatctcagctcactacaacctctgcctcccgggttcaagcaattctcctgtctcagccttgcCCAGTTAACTTTAGtattgttttttttagtagaaacggggtttcaccttgttggtcaggctggtcttgaactcctgaccacaggtgatccttctgcttcggcctcccaaagtactgggattacaggtatgagccaccatgcccggacacACGTGTTTTACCTTTCACAGACATTGTACCTGCAGGCTCCCACACCCAAACCCACAGGCATCATCGCATACAGGTGTGTCTGGACATTTAGACTCACCTTTGGACACAGAGCAAAGGGCAAGGTctttgaagtcagacagaccTGTCTTGGAATCCCAGGTTGGCTACTATTAGCTGACAAGCCATGTAAACTCTTCTAAGGCTCAGTGTTCTCCTAGATAACAGAATCTGTCTCCTAGGATTACTACATGAAATAAGACATATACACGAACCCCTTAGCATAGAGCGTGCAGCACGGTAAGCACCGCCCACTACTTTAATATTATCCCAACACAACCTGTAAGCTCAAAGTCAGCTCTAGACCTCCTCCGGGAATGCTGTCTCACCCACActctctgcccccacccctcctTGAGTGAAACCCCAGTGCAGAGGCCACAGAACTGTGCTGGCCTGCGAGTCCAGGGCCAGTGTAGAACCAGGGCAAAGCAAATgtaaggcagggcagggcatggccCTGGCTGCTGAGCTCCAGGGGTGAGGATGTCATGGCTGAAGAATGCGTGGGAAccgagtgggggtggggagagaggagatGGACAGGAGAGCCTtaggggcaggagctgggccttGGGGCACTGTGCTTTTGGGCTCCCCTCTGGGGAAGCAAGGGAATCTGGATGCTAAGGAGTCTAGGAGGTCTCTCCTTACTCAGAGGAAGCCCTGGGGTCACGGTCACGGTAGTAGTTATTTTCGACACAAGATAaaaattttttgtgttgttttctggCTGTAAACCTGCCAGGAGCACCGTGGCTGAGCCCATCAGTGTGCCTGGGCCTGGGAAGAATCTCACTCTTCCAGGTCAACCTCTGGACTCCACTGTCTCCTTGCCCGGGGCATAGCAAGGCATCCCCTCCTTGGGAAATGGGGAGAGGAAGCTGGCTGGTGTAATGAGCCCCAAGGCTATATGTGCAAGACTGACGCATGTCCTGTGGTACAAATGCAAGCTTCTAGCTGGGGGATGACACACGCAAACCCCTGCAAACATGTGGATGGACTTCATCACATGTCAACACTTCTGCAGAGGTGCACGTTTGCACCCATGCCTCCATGTACTCAGGAAGACCCATGCCCACACGGGTGAACATGCTTGCCCACAAGGCAGCGACATACCCACgcatgtgcacaaacacacactcaaCCGCTTCCCCATGCAGGATCTTGTGTTTTTAAACACACAAATAACTGCAGGCATGCACTGTGTTTCATGGGCCACACTCCCCAAAGGACAAGGGTACACTTAGAAATAGACAGGGATGCACTAGTGTGAGACAAAGAGAGCTAGGgacgggagagagagagattagctGACTCCCTTGGATCTCCTTAGGAGGTTCTTAGTGGCCTGAGAACTGGTGCTTctactccccccaccccaataTCTTCTCCTCAGATCTCTAGagaaactagaatttttttttttttttttttttttgacatagtcttgctttgtcacccaggcgagagtagtggcgcaatcatagctcactgcagtctccagcTCCTGGACTCAGCCTTGAACTCTCAAGCTCAAACTCCTCCcacttaagcctcccaagtagctgggactacgggcgcatggcaccacccccagctaattttttaagttttttgtagagatgggcgtcttgctgtgttgcccaggctagtcttaaactcctggcttcaagtgatcctcccgctttggcctcccaaaggcataagccactgcgcccagcctataattCTTAAGAATCCCTTCTTCCTGGGAAATCCCTGGGCCCCGCCCACCCCATCTAGGGCCCAGGGAGAGTATAAGTTTTTTCCTCCCCGCTTGGGGCACTGAAATAAGAAGGTGACTCAGGGGCAGGGGCCTGGGTGGGTGGGGTGACTCAGCTGTCTAGAGGGGGAGTGTGGTCTGGTGACAGGAGAGATTACTTCTAGACCTCAGAGGGTATACCCTAATCCTCTGTGGCTCTCTCATGTCCAAACCTGGCCCAGGCGGCCcctgggtggggatgggggtgtgggCTGGTGAGAGCTGCCCCCTTCCGCTCCTGCAGACTCTGGGCTGCCAGATGAGGTTGAGGTGGCAGCAGGGGCCTCACTGGCCCATTTTAACACTGCCACAGGGTTACTACCCAGCCCTGTGTGCGACGTGCTTCTAGCCCCACCCCTGTGGGGTCATGCCAATGGGCTTCTCTGATTATGGGATCAACTGTGTCCCAATTCCTGCCTCCAAGGTCTCTCCAGGGGGTTGTTGGCTAGTCACCTGGGGTAGCCAAACAGTGCTGGGAATCTTGCAGAAGGACCCCCTTCATGGTTTGGCTGATTTCCTGACATACAGGAAATCAGGGCTGCCTCAAAATCTTCCTGGGCAAGGGCTAGGGAGGGCTTGGTGGCACCAGCTCTGAGCACACAAACAGACCAGCTTGGCTTCCTGCCCAATGTCCTGGTCTCACTCAGAAGGTCCAGGAACCTCTCCAGGCTATCAAAGATCTTAATTTTGCCCTTAGTACAACGGCAACCATAACTTGACCAGTAATGGCCCAATGAAGGGGCCTGGCTACCCTCAGAGCAACCCAAGAGGTCACAGGTAAGCTGTGGGAGTCAAAGGAGCTTTCACTTCCCACCCTTGAAAAGAAGCAGGGACAGGCATGCCTGCCATCATCACCTCCAGCATctggaggtcagggctgcagagGGTACAGGAAGCAAagccaggcaagagaaagcaacgTGGAGAACAGAGCTGAGGGACCCGTGGCTAGAAGACAGTGGCACAGGGGTGTGGGTGTGAGTGCCTAGGAATGGCCATGTGAGTTTCTTCCAGAGGTGGGCAGCAGATCTCAAGCATCAGTCATACCCCAGAGGGAGGCTGATCTGACCCAAGGCCTGGCCTTGTCAGGCCCCAGGGCCCTCTCAGCCGCCCCCAGGCCTGGCCCAGCGCCCCACCAGCCTCACTTCACCCGGTTAGAGTGCTTTCTCCAGAGCCCTTACTTGAAGCTCCAACTCAGCCAGCCCCACCCTAGCATGAAACCTGAGACTGGGGGGAGAGCCCTCAGCCTCTTGCTGCTCTGAAAATCACTCCCATTTCCAACAAGAAGGGAAAGACATCAGAATGGCTTCCCACCCATTCTTTTAGGCCTGGCCCCAATTGCACCTCCTCCACGAAGACCCCCCAGACCTTCCCAGCCTGCTGTGATCACATTTCTCTGCCACCACCAGGCTGCAGAGGGGTAGGAGACTCCCTGAGCCTTTAGCGTCCTACTCTCCAATGTGGCACTCAGTGTGGCTTGGTTTGTGCCGTTGGTTATGTCTGTAGGTGTCTTGGGTCCCTACtggactgtaagctccttgagggcagggtcCTAGCTTGTACATCTCAGTACCTCCCACAACatccattccaggccctagcacATATTAGGTATTGATGGATTGATGGATAAGAAGCACAAGGAGACAGCAGCAATCCCACACTCCTCAAAAAAATGAAGTGAGAGTCTGAGGCACAGAAAACAGAGAGGAGGCAGCCCACATTTATTTAGCTCTGACTCTGTGTTAAGCACTATTAAGTGTTTTATGTATGTTCTCATATTTAACCCTTACCACCAACTCTATGGGAAGATGTATAAtcagtcccattttacaggtgtgaAAGCGGCAGTCCAGACATGATCATTACCATTCTGAGGTAGTACAGCTATAACGAGTGGCGGGGTCAAGATTGAAAGCTAGATGTGCCTGCCTTCAAAGTCCATGGGCAGTCCACTCTGCCCTGTGCCCACTCCCAGCACCCAGCAAGAAAGACGACAGCGAATGTCCCGATTTACCCACAGCCCAGCAGGCATGGAGGGGGAAGGGCTTAGGGATTTGCCCTGATCTTCTCCAATGGATGGTCTCTTATTCCTGCCTGTGGGCCATCCTCCCAAGAGAGTCCCTGAACAGGGTCTCCAGAGCCAGGACTAGAGCAACCTGCCCCTCCGCCCCTTGTGCCCCACACAAGCAGTCCAGTTCTAGGAACTATGCCACTTCCCCTAGCTCTGGCTATTTGGAGATGAGCTGAAGTCAGAGAGGCAGGAAGTCAAGGAAAAGTTCTGTTATCTTGTCCCTGTGTGTCCCCAAACAGCCTGCCCGGGGCATCCAATCGGGCAAATGGCCCGAGTGCCTGGCCATCTGGTCACTCCAGGGGCAGGACCCCTCTGGACCCAGCAGGAGTGAAGGGGTTACATAGGGTCTTCAGAgacaaagaacacacacacacaggcaaacacACACTCCAGGGTCCTGACCTCGGCTAATTAGCCTCTGGTGTCTGGGGGGTGACAGAGCTGATATACAATATCTGGGTTCTCTTTGTATtttccctccttccaccccaacTTGGCCTTGGCAGGGGTCTCCGGGCGCATAGGGACAAAAGTAAGTCCCCCTTCTGAGCTGGCTTCTCTGACTTTGACAGCTGTCTCCTAAGTCCCAGAAAGCTGCAGCTACTGGTTAAACCACGGGATACCCAGAGAGCACGATCTCAGGGAATCCCTGGCAAAACTTTCTTCCACTTGGGCTGGGTGGTGGCCTGGGGGACCTGCTCCTCGGAGACTCAGGCCTCCCAGCTCCAAGCCAGACAGATGTGCAGCCCTAGGGCAGCCCAGACAGGCTGGAAAACACTCAGCTCCTGGAGCAGGAGAGATGGGGGAGAAGgggaaagaacacacacacacacacacacacacacacacacacacacacgcacaggagTTTGGCCAGAAAAGTTTCCTACAGAAGGAAAAGCCGCCTTGCCCGCCGGTTTTCCCGGGACCCAAGGAGACTTCCCCTGGAATCCTCTGGGAAGATGAGAGGCAGCGGCAGCAGCTTCCACCAACAGCAGCAAAACTTCAGTCCGAAAAGTCCCCCAAacccccctccctctccccttcgtTCTTTTGTTCCCCACTGCATTGCCAACCAGGCAGCTCCCGGCTTCCCACACTGGACtgtcctcccccaaccccaaacCCGAACCCGCCCGCGCCTCCCCGCCTGGCCCGCTGCCGGGGGGCCGGGGGGCGCTCACCCGCCTTGCAGGGGTCTTTGTAGTTGAGGGGCTCCGAGTCGTCCTCCTCCGCCAGGTCATAGGTGTAGTCGGCCAAGTCCAGCGGCCGGCCGGGACGCGGGAGCAGCAGCAGCCCGAGCAGCAGCGGCAGGCGGGCCACGCCGGGCATGCTGGCGGGGCGGCGGCGAGGGAAGCGGGGCACTGGAGGCTAGGGGAGGGCGTCCCCTCGCCCGCTCGTTCGCTTGCTCGATCGCGACCGCGACCGCTCCCGCCCTCGCTCCCCgacctcttccccttccctccgctcgcctccctccttcctgtctCCCGCCCCCCGCTCGGCCCGCCGCTCCGCGCTTGTCCTCGGGCTGCAGCagtctccctctcccttcccttctttttctctctttctttctctccctccctccctccctccggcTCCCCCCCCCCTTTTTAGGGAAATGAGCTCGCTGGAGGGCGGGTTTTCGCCCGAGCTCGGCCCCCCTCGGGGCCGGGACAGTGCTCGGCCGGGCCGGGCCGCGCGCCAGCCGGGGCGGGGAAGGCGCAGAACCGCGCGCCCGGGGAGGGGGCTCGGGCCACCCGGGCCGCGGGCCGCCGGGCCGGGGCGGGAGCTCGGGCCCCCGGGGTGCCGGGAGGGCTGTCGCTCCCGAGATGCCCTCTAGCGGCGGCCTCCCCCGCGGGCGCTCGGCCGAGCCCCCGCCCCGCCGCGGGACACGCTGTCAGGTCCTCCCGCCGCCCCTGCCCCGCGCCCCCGCCTCGGGTCGGTCTCTCCGCCGACGTCTCCCTAGCTCCCCTTCTCCGACCCTCTCTCGCGTCTCGCTCTCTgcgctctctgtctctcttgctgtCTCGGTGTCTCTCCCTCCTCCGGAGACGCCGCTGGAGGGCGCCGAAAGCCCGTGGATGGCTCCCCGCGAGCCCCTCTCCCCCGCCGGCGTGGACCCAGTCCCCCAGCGCACTGGGACAGAGGGAGAATGGCAAACCCCACTCTGCTCTCCCAAGGCACTTCCCTTCCCGGCCGGCCCCTGCCAGGGCAGGACTGTGCCCTACAGAAAGATAGAAGAAGACCCTTTGCTTTTCAATCAGGCTGCTTTATTCTGCTGTGGCAGGAGTTCCAGGGCCCCTGGGCACCACCTCTGCCCGCTCCCATCCTCTACCCAAACTCCAATTTCTCCGGGGCCTGTCCCTGCGTTGTGGGCAGAAGCAGCTTCTTGCCCGTCTGCAAAAGCTGCAAAAGACCCTTTGCCCAGGGCGTTTCCTGTCCCCCTGGGGCTTCCACTGACCCTGTGAAGCAAAGGCATGTTGAAGATGGACAGAGAGGATCGGGGGAGTGGGAAGTACCGGTCTGCGAGCCTCCCCTCCCCTGAGCTCCCTGGATGACCCTGCTTCAGTGGATGCCCCAGCGCCTGGTCAGCGCGAGCGCTCCTCCACAGCCCGGGCAGGTGGCCCAAGCGCTCCCAGCGACCCTGGGATCACACCTGCTCACTTGAGGAGTCCTAGATGTAGTAGAGCGGCACCTCGCCACACAGGGTGCTCACGGCCATGCCCAGGAAGGCCAGGTCCCCTCTGGAGGGTGCTGAGCCTGCATCTCGCCCCTCCACTTGGTCCAGCTTAGAGGTAGGCACTGCGGGCTTGGCCTGCGGAGAGCATTCCATTTGAAATCTAGGAAGTGAGTTTGTATCCCGTGTGCAGCCCTTATTGTGGGACTTCAGGTATATCAGgcaatctctctgagcctcagtttcctcaccagtAAACAGGGGCTGTGCTAGAGTCAGAAGCCACCAGGTAGTGAGTGGACTCAGCTGAGCCCAGCAGCTTGGCAGTgggatgggaagggaaggagTCGTGCAGGGGAATAGGGAGAGGGGCAGTCAGCAGGCAGCCAACAAGGAACGATGCTTTACAGGTGACAAATAGCCACCATTCAGACGCTCCTGCCAGCAGCCCTGGGAGGGAGACAGCCCACTCCtttcacccacacacacacctggaaGTTCTGGACTTTTCTAGTGAGCGCCTCAAGACTGGGGATGCTCTCCGGAGCTGTCTTCATGACGTAGCACCAGGTGCCAGGGGCTGGCTTGTAGGCGATCAGGAGCTAGGCACAGAATGCTGGAGATGATTTGGAGGTCCCTGCCCTGCTCTCTCCCTGACCCAGGTCCTTAGCCACCTCCCTCTAGGTTGGGCATGGGAGTTATACTAGAATCTGGGGTTCAGGCCAAAAGGGctggaggagggggagagaaggATGTGGATGAAGTGGCCCAGCTGGGTGGCTCTAGCAGAGCCTTGTCATTGGTCCCAGGGTCAGGAGGTCCGGGCATACCCACCCGCTGGTAGTCATACACCACGAGGCCAGTGGAGCCAACAGAGAAGGTGGCAGTGGTACCCAGGTGCCCACTCCGGGCCAGGTGTTGCTGGGCTTCCGGAGCCCCGATGCTCATCTCCAGAACCTGGGGATAGGGCATGGAGCTGCCTGGTTTTCCCCTTTGCTACTCAGCCTGTGGTACCCATCCCCATCCTCAGGCCTCTGTACTCAAATTCGCTTCCCTCTTTCCCGagagctcagagaggctgagtggAACCAGGTGCTGGGGGGAGCCGCTGTCCTGCTGTGGGGCAGGGGCCCTGTGGAAAAGCCTGGGCTGGGTTGCCACCTGGTTTGTGCCTCTTTCCTTCTAGCTGTGCCCCTTGcctcctcccctccactccccttgGACAGTTTCCTATCGCCCATCCCACCTAGCTCCTCTGTCTGGCATGTCCTATGCCCACCGCCGCCCCATCCCACACCTCTCACCATCTCCGTGTGTTTCTGGCTCATGTGGAGACCCATGAGCAGGGCTCCCACAATCACCACAACGACAaggaccaccaccaccaccacgatgAGAAGGCGTTTCAGGTGCACCGGGCAGCAGGGGATGCCAAATCGGCCCCGGGGAGCCGCGGAGTAGTCCTGACACAGTGGGGCAGGCAGGGAGACCGGCATGAGGTCATGAGGCTGCCCCTCTTCTCCCTGCACAAGCTGGACACCCTCCCACGGCCGCCTAGGGCTGGACGGTCAATGCGATGGACAGACAGGGAAGGGTTGAGGAGATCagagaaggcttcttggaggaggtggctTAGATTCTAACAAACCCATAGACACATAGAAGCTTAGAAGCAGGGTCTAGTTTTGAGGGACCCAAGAGAGCCTGCTTCACCTGTCTCTTcctgctgtgtcccccaggcccCTGGCATCTCAGTCATGGTCAGCCCCTCTCTGTTCCCCAAGTGATCACCTCCATGTGGTGACACAAAGTCTCCCTCCTTCCTGGAATGCCTTCCACCTTCTCCACCAGGTAAGCTCCTCCTTATTCTGGCTCCAGCTCATGTGTCGTTTTCTCTGTGAAGTGTCCCCTGACTTCTGAAGTTTTTCATGGCTTCTGACTCGGAGCTGTCTACGGATGGCCCTTTCAATCGACCCCAATCATGGCTCTCGGCCCACGAACAACTCCACAAGGGTCCCAGGCTTAGTGGTCTTGGTGTCCCCCATCCTGACTTACCACAATCCTAGGTTAGTTGAGTGAATGGATCTGGATAAGGAAACAGGCCAGGGAGGATAGAGGAGGCAGGGCCCatcacacacacgcgcgcacacacatacacacacacgcaaccACACTCACCGGCGGGCTCTCCATCAGGACCTCTTTGCTGCCCACATCCATCTTGCTGCAAGTGCTATGCTGTCCTCTCCTGCTCTCCCAGGTGTGACCAGGGTCTTATATGTGTCCATAGGGAGAGAGGACAGAGGTGAAGGACCAAGCCCCCTGTGTGCCAGCCAAGCCCTTGGCTTTGAAGCTTGTTTGTTCCTGGCCCTCCAGAACTGAAGCCCAGATAAGCCAGCTGTGAGAGCCCCCAAGGGCCCTTGGCCCTGGCACATGAGTCCTCTTGGCCCCAGCAAGAGCAAAGCTGGGTGAGCTGAGCAAACTTGCCCTTGGGCCATCTGCACCTCTCACCGTGGGTGTCTTCCTGGCGTGGCCGCCTTCCTTGCTGGCACCTGCCCCTGCTGCCCTGTGGCTTTCCTGATTCTTCTGCCAGCCTGAACCTCTCAGGCAGCCAAGGGTCTGACCATCACATTTCCCAGCAGAATTTCTCGATGCATAGGGATACACTCCAGGAAGGGGGTTCTGGAGGCAGCACCTGTAGACTCAGAGAGGACTCTGCCTAAAGCAGGAGGTGCTTTGACATCAGTTTTGGGGGTTTCATAAATCTACATTTCCCTGCAAGGACCAATTCCAACTTCAAGCACTCTTTCCCTCACCTCGTCTCCTCCCACACATCTAGTACCAGCCTCAAACTTGCCCCCAGTGATTATTTTCCTGATTCTGGAAACTGTCCCCACTGGTGGCAAGCTCTTACTGATGTGCAGTGCTTCCTTCTTTGCTCTGGGCTTGTCTGTCAATTGCAGGCTTTGCTGATGGCAGATTCCAGGTCTGACACTGCTTTCTTCTGTCCGGACAGCCCTGCACAGGGCTGGCTCTGGTCACTGGTGGGCTCCCAGTCTCCCCATCCTCAAATCAGCCCACTCACCCTGTGGTCTACACTCTACCCCTCTAGACTCCCCCTTCTACATCCTCTGATCCTAAATTTGCCCTGAGAATGATACTCACCCAAATATGATCAACTTTCAGGACtgtctccttctcttttctctctttcctagtGCCTTCCCTAAAGCCATCTCTATGTATTTACGAGGTCAAATCTGCCAATGACTTTGGGCTGGCTCACACTTTCTCTCAGGTTCCCTTTCACTCCTTGGGCCAGGTGGTCTCTAAAGTCCCTTCACCTCTAAACTCAGGTGGCTGTGGCAGCGTCCAGGCCTGGGCTTGCTCGCTTCAcctcctatcttttttttttttttttttttttgataaagacAGCCcctttatcacccaggctagcATGCAGTAGCgagatcactgctcactgcagccttgacctcctggactccggtgatcctcacacctcagcctcccgagtagctgggactaccagagcatgccatgcccagctaatttttgcatgttttatagagatgggttttcaccatgttgcccagggtggtcttgaactcctgggctcaagtgatctcggcctcctaaagtgctaggattacaggtgtgagccaccacgcccaa
Protein-coding sequences here:
- the LOC105482086 gene encoding surfactant protein C isoform X1 — encoded protein: MDVGSKEVLMESPPDYSAAPRGRFGIPCCPVHLKRLLIVVVVVVLVVVVIVGALLMGLHMSQKHTEMVLEMSIGAPEAQQHLARSGHLGTTATFSVGSTGLVVYDYQRLLIAYKPAPGTWCYVMKTAPESIPSLEALTRKVQNFQAKPAVPTSKLDQVEGRDAGSAPSRGDLAFLGMAVSTLCGEVPLYYI
- the LOC105482086 gene encoding surfactant protein C isoform X2; amino-acid sequence: MDVGSKEVLMESPPVLEMSIGAPEAQQHLARSGHLGTTATFSVGSTGLVVYDYQRLLIAYKPAPGTWCYVMKTAPESIPSLEALTRKVQNFQAKPAVPTSKLDQVEGRDAGSAPSRGDLAFLGMAVSTLCGEVPLYYI